Proteins co-encoded in one Setaria viridis chromosome 9, Setaria_viridis_v4.0, whole genome shotgun sequence genomic window:
- the LOC117837482 gene encoding autophagy-related protein 9, with product MMSFLSKDTNAQTRFNWPWRSQSPLSAQLLVDIPPEIELSDYRRLPGSGSESPSGLLHGEGFKDEPIPDLDIFFERLYEYFCAKGLRCIITKWIIEILNVLFMVCCIGFFFLFVDWDTLIHLKCGVEALESGKKPCDLMNVIKHDPLVPFTLPKMITVGSMVILTSYGLTNFLKFFVQLRSTLNVRQFYYDSLKVDDLEIQTISWPRIIEKVVLLQKSQKLCVVRDLSEHDIIMRIMRKENYLIGMVNKGILSFPIRSWVPGAGPTVRSHKHGRRNHLILPKALEWTLNWCIFQSMFDSKFCVRKEFLTSPDVLKKRLIFVGIAMLILSPCLMIFPLVYVILRHAEEIYNHPSAASSRRWSNLSRWIFREYNEVDHFFRHRMNNSAVHSLNYLKQFPTPLVSIMAKFVSFVSGGLAGALIIIGFVGESILEGHIFGRNLLWYTIVFGTIAAISRKVVADELQVIDPEGAMCLAVHQTHHMPKRWRGKESSELVRREYETLFQYTIIMLLEEMASIFITPYLFIFEVPKRVDDILRFISDFTVYVDGVGDVCSLSLFDFKRHGNRNYGSPFNAPKSLRSSQGKMEKSFLSFQSVYPSWEPDADGKQFLSNLQKFKERQLRQQALAQYQAMEASGFVAGTRGQMDDTFQQHQSATLPPVYNIGPLGLLDTDQRTHPYILDWYYMCHPPHSDTVETPQFEQAFPETGVSTSPPARETSEIEEVGNWDYELYERVQSHLGASTSSALFQNTPVKHHDIEENSNSPWCAHVPAYSGDPQGSFLEPPEFGNRYMTDPRSSRHSGGISEGSTEDLEQSNSRSSSGWRSPQALSKTRYMDDSDIEEGLSLHFADAHHKDEDHRHLVADHQDPMPGGLHVRIIPRSSDPV from the exons ATGATGTCCTTCCTTTCGAAGGAcacaaatgcacaaacaagatttAACTGGCCATGGAGAAGTCAATCTCCATTATCAGCTCAGCTGCTTGTTGATATTCCACCTGAAATAGAGTTGTCGGACTACCGACGTTTGCCTGGTTCTGGAAGTGAGAGCCCGTCCGGACTTCTCCATGGTGAAGGCTTCAAGGATGAACCGATTCCTGACTTGGATATTTTCTTTGAAAGGCTTTACGAATATTTCTGCGCAAAAGGGCTCAGGTGTATTATTACAAAATGGATAATAGAGATCCTTAATGTACTTTTCATGGTATGCTGTATTGGGTTCTTCTTCTTATTTGTTGATTGGGATACCCTTATTCATTTGAAATGCGGTGTGGAGGCACTTGAATCTGGGAAGAAACCATGTGACCTGATGAATGTCATTAAGCATGACCCATTAGTTCCCTTCACATTGCCCAAAATGATAACTGTTGGTTCTATGGTCATATTAACAAGCTATGGACTTACCAACTTCCTCAAGTTCTTTGTACAGTTAAGAAGTACACTCAATGTTCGTCAATTCTACTATGATAG CCTTAAGGTCGATGATCTTGAGATCCAGACCATATCATGGCCCAGAATAATCGAGAAGGTTGTCCTGCTCCAGAAATCTCAGAAACTTTGTGTCGTGAGGGATCTCTCAGAGCATGATATTATCATGAGAATcatgagaaaagaaaattatttGATTGGGATGGTCAATAAAGGCATTCTTTCATTTCCAATTCGTTCTTGGGTGCCTGGTGCTGGCCCAACTGTCAGATCACATAAGCATGGCAGGAGAAACCATTTAATACTTCCAAAAGCCCTTGAATGGACCTTAAATTGGTGCATCTTCCAAAGTATGTTTGATAG TAAATTTTGCGTACGGAAAGAGTTTTTGACAAGCCCGGATGTGTTGAAAAAACGACTGATATTTGTTGGCATCGCAATGCTTATTCTGTCACCCTGCCTCATGATATTTCCATTGGTGTATGTCATTCTAAGACACGCTGAAGAAATTTATAATCACCCCAGTGCAGCATCATCTAGACGATGGTCAAACTTATCGAGGTGGATCTTCAGGGAATATAACGAG GTCGATCATTTCTTCCGACACAGAATGAACAACAGTGCTGTGCATTCTTTAAATTACTTGAAGCAATTTCCAACCCCACTGGTTTCCATCATGGCAAAATTTGTATCTTTTGTTTCTGGTGGCTTGGCTGGTGCTCTAATAATCATTGGATTTGTGGGTGAATCTATTCTCGAGGGACAT ATTTTTGGAAGAAATCTGCTCTGGTATACTATTGTTTTTGGAACAATAGCAGCTATAAGTCGAAAAGTAGTGGCTGATGAGCTTCAAGTAATTGACCCAGAAGGGGCCATGTGCCTCGCTGTTCACCAAACGCATCACATGCCAAAGCGGTGGCGTGGTAAAGAGAGCAGCGAACTTGTGCGAAGAGAATATGAAACATTATTTCAG TATACTATAATTATGCTACTTGAGGAGATGGCCTCCATTTTCATCACGCCTTACTTGTTCATTTTCGAGGTACCCAAG AGAGTTGATGACATTCTGCGCTTCATCTCAGACTTCACAGTTTATGTAGACGGAGTGGGAGATGTATGCAG CCTAAGCTTGTTCGACTTCAAAAGACATGGAAATAGAAATTATGGGTCACCATTCAATGCTCCTAAAAGCCTCAGGAGCTCCCAAGGGAAAATGGAGAAATCATTCTTAAG TTTTCAGAGTGTCTATCCATCATGGGAGCCAGATGCTGATGGTAAGCAATTCTTATCCAATCTCCAAAAATTCAAGGAAAGGCAATTACGTCAGCAAGCTCTTGCACAATATCAAGCAATGGAGGCTTCAGGCTTTGTGGCAGGCACTAGAGGTCAAATGGATGATACCTTCCAACAACACCAAAGTGCCACCCTGCCTCCCGTTTATAACATTGGCCCCTTGGGATTGCTTGACACAGACCAAAGAACTCACCCATATATCCTGGACTGGTATTACATGTGTCATCCACCACACTCAGATACAGTTGAGACTCCCCAATTTGAGCAAGCATTCCCTGAGACTGGTGTGAGCACAAGTCCACCAGCTAGGGAAACTTCTGAAATTGAAGAAGTCGGAAACTGGGACTACGAGTTGTATGAAAGAGTTCAGAGTCACTTAGGGGCATCAACCTCAAGTGCTCTGTTCCAGAACACTCCAGTGAAGCACCATGATATAGAAGAGAACTCTAATAGCCCTTGGTGTGCTCATGTCCCTGCATATTCTGGTGATCCACAAGGCAGTTTCCTTGAGCCTCCAGAATTTGGAAATCGATACATGACAGACCCTCGTTCCAGTAGGCACAGCGGTGGTATATCAGAGGGAAGCACAGAGGATCTGGAGCAGAGCAAtagcagaagcagcagcggcTGGAGGAGCCCCCAAGCCTTGTCCAAGACAAGGTACATGGACGACTCTGACATCGAGGAAGGCCTGAGCCTGCACTTTGCTGATGCCCATCATAAAGATGAAGATCATAGACACCTGGTTGCCGATCATCAGGATCCCATGCCAGGTGGCCTCCATGTAAGAATAATACCTAGAAGCAGTGACCCTGTGTAA
- the LOC117837484 gene encoding ACT domain-containing protein ACR8, producing MERCHPSEVYELFVRHMNTPRVVVDNGVCATASLVQVHSARKHGVLLEAVAALSDHGVCVRKGYISSDDGRWFMDVFHVTDAAGRKVADADALLARLESSLSADALPPRTPSAAAAAGTGAHTLLELVGADRPGLLSEVFAVLHDLRCDIVDARAWTHGGRVAALVFVRDEETGAPIDDAARVRRVESRLRHVLRGGARGARTVLLADAAAVNMDRRLHQLLNEDGEAGSRADQAETPTTTAVAVQDWGERGYSVVTVSCRDRPKLLFDVVCTLTDLDYVVYHGTFDTDGDHAQQEFYIRRLDGRPICSAAERRRVIQCLQAAIERRASEGVRLELRITDRRGLLAYVTRVFRENSLSVTHAEITTRGDMAMNVFHVTDVAGRPADPKTIDDVIQKIGTESLRVDEERWPRLCSTEGDAGRGGAGIFSLGSLVKKNLVSLGLIRSCS from the exons ATGGAGCGGTGCCATCCCTCCGAGGTGTACGAGCTCTTCGTGCGCCACATGAACACCCCAAG ggTGGTGGTGGACAACGGCGTGTGCGCGACGGCGTCGCTGGTGCAGGTGCACAGCGCGCGCAAGCACGGCGTCCTGCTGGAGGCAGTGGCGGCGCTGTCGGACCACGGCGTCTGCGTCCGCAAGGGCTACATCTCCTCCGACGACGGGCGGTGGTTCATGGACGTCTTCCACGTCACCGACGCCGCGGGCCGCAAGgtggccgacgccgacgccctgCTGGCGCGCCTCGAGTCCTCACTCTCCGCCGACGCATTGCCGCCGCGcacgccgtccgccgccgccgcggcggggacggggGCGCACACCCTGCTCGAGCTCGTCGGCGCCGACCGCCCGGGTCTCCTCTCCGAGGTCTTCGCCGTGCTGCACGACCTCCGGTGCGACATCGTCGACGCCAGGGCGTGGACGCacggcggccgcgtcgccgcGCTCGTGTTCGTGCGCGACGAGGAGACGGGCGCGCCGATCGACGACGCGGCGCGGGTCAGGCGGGTCGAGTCCAGGCTCAGGCAcgtcctccgcggcggcgcgcgcggcgccagGACGGTCCTtctcgccgacgccgcggccgtcAACATGGACCGGCGGCTCCACCAGCTGCTCAACGAGGACGGGGAGGCCGGGAGCCGCGCCGACCAGGCGGAGACGCCCACGACGACGGCGGTCGCCGTGCAGGATTGGGGGGAGAGGGGGTACTCGGTGGTCACCGTGAGCTGCCGCGACCGGCCCAAGCTGCTCTTCGACGTCGTCTGCACCTTGACGGACTTGGATTACGTGGTGTACCACGGCACGTTCGACACGGACGGCGATCACGCGCAGCAG GAGTTCTACATCAGGCGGTTGGACGGGCGGCCAATCTGCTCGGCGGCCGAGAGGCGGCGCGTGATCCAATGCTTGCAAGCGGCCATCGAGAGGCGCGCATCCGAG GGCGTGAGGCTGGAGCTGCGCATCACCGACCGCCGCGGGCTGCTCGCCTACGTCACGCGCGTGTTCCGGGAGAACAGCCTCTCCGTCACGCACGCCGAGATCACCACCAGGGGCGACATGGCCATGAACGTCTTCCACGTCACCgacgtggccggccggcctgcggACCCCAAGACCATCGACGACGTGATCCAGAAGATCGGCACGGAGAGCCTCCGGGTGGACGAGGAGCGGTGGCCGCGCCTATGCTCCACGGAGGGCGACGCTGGCCGCGGCGGTGCCGGGATCTTCTCGCTGGGGAGCCTCGTGAAGAAGAACCTGGTCAGCCTTGGCCTCATAAGATCCTGCTCGTGA
- the LOC117839160 gene encoding uncharacterized protein, translating to MPKTTSSPSPTISAMNPLLPSSTFPKSPHPPDPNPSSPNPSPCSYLLHADADDEALIQIPGRNPSLVGASAPFALLPAIDPAPHISSQFYTFSAASYGLMLRCILAGRPASSDEVRAATSLSVLASWRAVWKDRNEDTAYLTAWKRIQDKLAASADGRHLHFKTNAAQRVSHVGMWRDIVSEAHADPDLLRHLAFKDTVDRIKQSWTVGAKFYGIPESFIRVCVAACPVCKAAPAGQPDSTISSPGRGKRRRRFEYTETLDVPARDVPRRLQQLAAKHKVVLCIRQKYIRYKPFMAEVKDYACHRAGVPTSSAASAASSSASNSEGKKARVLKREPYQSKRCGCGFRIRAIVPIANYNEKDKTFVYLEEGTAVFKLYAVHSGHEPGPLDGNARIVHRLVGHKGALEFDPDIYGVSEEGDPTFSSKGDEDVDIDDSHQAVLQQVRDLRSEVQLLEGKVAKMHPELLGSLSTELSEVLHRIRKFNLEGNLYQPEETLMVGNEEVGGWGAGDAPRHLDQHDGAFCKDDEMLDDDDTDFGSSLGPIVSWDRMAAECEDRKMLLGDSPKCDKWMLKDDVGDFDAKSILNCGDDDCVEDSKIIKPLMHDDNMVTDPSLVGIHVEGFYTGSKWYDSPVCLDSSVDAGDSSFRHGGIV from the coding sequence ATGCCGAAGACCACCTCATCGCCGTCCCCCACCATCTCCGCCATGaatcccctcctcccctcctccaccttccccaAATCGCCCCACCCGCCGgacccaaaccctagctccccGAATCCTAGCCCCTGCAGCTACCTCCtccacgccgacgccgacgacgaggcgCTGATCCAAATCCCCGGCCGGAACCCTAGCCTGGTGGGCGCCTCCGCGCCCTTCGCGCTGCTGCCGGCCATCGACCCGGCGCCGCACATCTCCTCGCAGTTCTACACCTTCAGCGCCGCCTCGTACGGGCTCATGCTGCGCTGCATCCTCGCAGgccgccccgcctcctccgacgAGGTCCGCGCCGCCACGTCGCTCTCCGTGCTCGCCTCGTGGCGGGCCGTGTGGAAGGACCGGAACGAGGACACCGCCTACCTCACCGCGTGGAAGCGCATCCAGGACAAGCTCGCCGCGTCGGCCGACGGGCGCCACCTCCACTTCAAGACCAACGCCGCGCAGCGCGTCTCCCACGTCGGCATGTGGAGGGACATAGTCTCGGAGGCGCACGCCGACCCCGACCTGCTCCGCCACCTCGCGTTCAAGGACACCGTCGACCGCATCAAGCAGTCGTGGACTGTGGGGGCCAAATTCTACGGTATTCCGGAATCGTTTATCCGCGTATGTGTTGCTGCATGCCCCGTTTGTAAGGCTGCACCTGCTGGCCAACCTGATTCTACCATTTCATCGCCTGGGCGCgggaagcggcggcgccggttTGAATATACAGAGACGCTTGATGTGCCAGCTCGAGATGTGCCGCGCAGGTTACAGCAATTGGCTGCCAAGCACAAGGTTGTCCTTTGTATCAGGCAGAAGTATATAAGGTATAAGCCGTTCATGGCTGAGGTGAAGGATTATGCGTGCCACCGTGCTGGAGTGCCGACTTCAAGTGCTGCGAGTGCTGCTTCCTCCTCAGCCAGTAATTCCGAGGGTAAGAAGGCTCGGGTTCTAAAGCGAGAGCCATACCAATCAAAGAGGTGTGGTTGTGGGTTTCGTATTCGGGCAATTGTACCAATAGCCAATTATAATGAAAAAGACAAGACTTTTGTGTACTTGGAGGAGGGCACTGCAGTGTTCAAGCTTTATGCGGTGCACTCGGGGCATGAGCCAGGTCCACTTGATGGCAATGCACGAATTGTTCACAGGTTGGTTGGTCATAAGGGGGCTCTTGAGTTTGATCCAGATATTTATGGTGTCAGTGAGGAAGGGGATCCTACCTTTTCATCAAAGGGGGATGAAGATGTTGATATTGATGATTCGCATCAGGCGGTCTTGCAGCAAGTGCGGGATCTTAGATCAGAAGTTCAATTGCTAGAAGGGAAGGTGGCTAAGATGCACCCAGAATTGTTGGGGTCTCTGTCCACCGAGTTGTCTGAGGTTCTGCACAGGATTAGGAAGTTCAACTTGGAAGGTAATCTCTACCAGCCGGAGGAGACTCTGATGGTAGGCAATGAAGAAGTCGGGGGATGGGGGGCTGGGGATGCGCCCCGCCATTTAGACCAGCATGATGGAGCATTCTGCAAGGATGATGAgatgcttgatgatgatgatactgATTTTGGCTCAAGCCTTGGACCTATTGTCTCCTGGGATAGGATGGCAGCAGAGTGTGAGGATAGAAAGATGCTCCTGGGTGATAGCCCAAAGTGTGACAAGTGGATGCTGAAGGATGATGTGGGTGACTTTGATGCGAAGAGTATTCTTAACTGTGGGGATGATGACTGCGTGGAGGATTCCAAGATCATCAAACCATTGATGCATGATGATAACATGGTAACTGACCCAAGTTTGGTAGGTATTCATGTAGAAGGATTTTACACTGGATCAAAATGGTATGATTCACCAGTATGTTTGGATTCCAGTGTTGATGCAGGGGATAGTAGTTTTAGGCATGGTGGAATTGTGTGA